The window CGCCATCTTGTTCAATGAGATAGTCAGCCAGATCAATCGTTGCGAATGAACCACCATTGCCAATGGTTTGAGCTGGAATAGCAGAAATCTCAGGGGGATGATCCATGGGTAGTATGGTAAACAGGGCTGTATCCTGACCAGCATACGCAGAATCTGTCTGGTCAGTAGCCGTAAAGAAGAGTGAATCAGTCCCGATCCATTCGTTGTCGATTGCTGCAATAGTTACGACATTGTCTATATCGAGGGAAACTGAAAGATTTGGACTGTTTGTACTGCTCCAGGTGACCATATCGTCATCTAGCTCAGTCAAATGATTATCAAGGTCAAAGCTGGTGAATAAACCACCTATTTCAATGACTTGATCAGAGATACCTGTTACAATCGGGGCGTGATCAAAAAACACGATTGCATTTAATCCATACGGTTCAGTGGGAGTTCCGTATTCAGCGCCAGGAATAAAGTCAATTGATTCGTTAACAGTAATAACGGTATCCAGGACAGCAATATAAGTTTTAAGTGTGAGTACTTCAGTGTTCTGATTAGAATACATCGTGAGAAAAAAGAGTTGCTGCTCCCCCATGGTTACAGGGGAAACTACACCACGACATTCTTCACCAACGAAAGCGCCTAGAATATCATTGGGGTCCGTAGTGGGCACATGATCAATATGGAGAATAGCAGTCATGTTCGCTGAATTTTGATAGTCAGCAGGGATTACATCCCAAGTAGGAATTTCACGTGTAAAGACCTGGCCAACCAGGACAAGCTGGAGGATGAGTATCAGAATTAAAGCTCTTCTATTCACTCGTATTTTCCCCTATGATAAATTCTTCGAATTGTTGATTGCTAATACGTTTAAAACTATTCACTTGAGCATGATATTTCTGACGCATTATCCTAATACTTTTGGGACCTTGTAATATTAATTAAAGCGCATTCTTTGTAAAGTCTTATATGTGATAATATTTATCTTTATTCTTCTCTTTTAAACCGGCCCCTCGGTACGATTCTGGCAAAAGCACCAGAATCACTCAGGGACCTTTCCCTTAATGGTTGAGGCAAAAGCACCAGAATCATCCTTCGGTAAACTCAGGAACCACTCGGGGACCTCTAAAACACAAGGGACTGATATTCGCTCACCGAGTGATCCTGACGCTTTTGTCAGGATCGTATTGAGGTGAGCGAATATCTATTTCAACATCAACATCTTCTTCACTTCACGGAAGCTGCCGCTTTGCATGACCACCAGGTAGATGCCTGAGGTCATGGGTCGGCCGGCATCATCCAGGCTATTCCATTCTACAAAACGATAGCCGGCTGTCATATCCTGATCTATCAGGGTGCGTATTTCCTGACCCAGCAGATTGTAAATGCGGATACTGACATGTCCATCCTCTGGTAATCCAAAACCCATGGTTGTTACAGGGTTAAAGGGATTGGGATAGTTCTGACTTAAGCTATAAGTATCAGGGATGTATCCGGCATCACCAATGCCCAGATAACGAGCACCCCAGATAAAGGGTTCATCTACATTACCGATGATATCGTTGGGAACAAACACTAAAGACTCTTCTATATAGAGTTCTTCATCTGAATCAGCATCGTATGCCCTAAAAATGACTGGGTCATTTTCATCAGCGCTGCCATAAACCGTCATGAAGACCATGTGTTGATCTAAAGCCTCGATGAAGACGGGTTGGGCCACACCACGACACTCATCACCTACAAATGCGCCGATCATATCGAAAGCATCTGTGGAAACTGAATCATGCGTGAACAACAGACCGGTGATATTCATCGAGAACTCATAGTCCTGTGCACGGACGACCCAATCAGGTGTTCCATCAAGGAGTTGAGTTGTAAAATCAGCCTGATCGACAGCTTTTGCCAGGGGTTGATCCATGAATGGATAGATCAATTCTCCTTCATTGAGAGAACTCAATAGATAGCCTAACTGAGGATCCAGATAAGTTAAATTACCCAACCATCCAATCCCCTCCACATACTGTGCATAAGCAAACTGACTTTTGATCAAGTCACCTGTGGTAGCAGGTAGCG of the Candidatus Neomarinimicrobiota bacterium genome contains:
- a CDS encoding T9SS type A sorting domain-containing protein; protein product: SVTQFMNLTGNDLIKDQTSFSMYVDGFDWVGTLDTIRNESMYQLKIAESDTLMFVGYEVDPELDTIAVSSGWNWIGYLPQVSYPVDYALETLPATTGDLIKSQFAYAQYVEGIGWLGNLTYLDPQLGYLLSSLNEGELIYPFMDQPLAKAVDQADFTTQLLDGTPDWVVRAQDYEFSMNITGLLFTHDSVSTDAFDMIGAFVGDECRGVAQPVFIEALDQHMVFMTVYGSADENDPVIFRAYDADSDEELYIEESLVFVPNDIIGNVDEPFIWGARYLGIGDAGYIPDTYSLSQNYPNPFNPVTTMGFGLPEDGHVSIRIYNLLGQEIRTLIDQDMTAGYRFVEWNSLDDAGRPMTSGIYLVVMQSGSFREVKKMLMLK